One Nonomuraea angiospora DNA segment encodes these proteins:
- a CDS encoding MFS transporter, which translates to MTSTKSASQRARPYAGLSWLVLALACACQFMVILDASIVNVALPSVREELGFTPTGLAWVVNGYLLSFAGFMLLGGRAADLFGPRRMLVAGLLLFSASSLAGGLATAPEVLVAARVTQGVGAAMMAPATLAVINTFFTESNARAKAFGAWSASGGVGGMVGALAGGAITTGLSWRWVFLINVPIGAALIVVAMMSLAGTRAGRREPLDLIGAVTGTAGLAALIYGVMQSADHGWASGPVVAGLLLLGAFIVVEARFARRPMVPPRLFKIRGVAVGNGMLLLFGGITIAMWYFSSLFLQNVLGFSALQAGLGQTPAAVTFMVIARWAAALLPRTGVRPLVLAGSACFLAGFGWLSLGHAGSGYVAGVLGPTLLIAVGIGLTFPTLMAVATADVPEGDAGIVGGLANTAAQAGGSIGLAVLATAAGARAAASEAAGSSPVDALAAGYGLVFLMAAGLGLAIAAVSLLLPRHRRD; encoded by the coding sequence ATGACAAGCACCAAGAGCGCGTCTCAGCGGGCCAGGCCGTACGCCGGCCTCTCCTGGCTGGTCCTGGCGCTGGCCTGCGCCTGCCAGTTCATGGTCATCCTGGACGCGTCCATCGTGAACGTCGCCCTGCCCTCGGTCCGCGAGGAACTCGGTTTCACCCCTACCGGACTGGCCTGGGTGGTGAACGGCTACCTGCTAAGTTTCGCCGGGTTCATGCTGCTGGGAGGCCGTGCCGCCGACCTGTTCGGGCCGCGCCGGATGCTGGTCGCCGGGCTGTTGCTGTTCTCCGCCTCAAGTCTGGCCGGGGGCCTGGCGACCGCGCCGGAGGTCCTGGTGGCGGCCCGGGTCACGCAGGGCGTCGGCGCCGCCATGATGGCCCCGGCGACGCTGGCGGTGATCAACACCTTCTTCACCGAGTCGAACGCGCGGGCCAAGGCGTTCGGCGCGTGGTCCGCCTCGGGCGGTGTGGGCGGCATGGTCGGCGCGCTCGCGGGCGGTGCCATCACCACCGGCCTGTCGTGGCGGTGGGTCTTCCTCATCAACGTGCCGATCGGCGCGGCTCTGATCGTCGTGGCCATGATGTCGCTGGCCGGAACGAGAGCCGGCCGGCGGGAACCGCTCGACCTCATCGGCGCGGTCACCGGGACGGCGGGGCTGGCGGCGCTGATCTACGGGGTCATGCAGAGCGCCGATCATGGATGGGCGTCCGGGCCGGTGGTGGCGGGTCTGCTCCTGCTCGGCGCCTTCATCGTGGTGGAGGCGCGGTTCGCGCGCCGGCCGATGGTGCCGCCGCGGCTGTTCAAGATCCGGGGGGTGGCGGTCGGGAACGGCATGCTGCTGCTGTTCGGTGGGATCACCATCGCGATGTGGTACTTCTCATCGCTGTTCCTGCAGAACGTCCTGGGCTTCAGCGCGCTGCAGGCCGGGCTCGGGCAGACACCCGCGGCGGTGACGTTCATGGTGATCGCGCGGTGGGCCGCCGCCCTGCTGCCGCGAACGGGTGTGCGCCCCCTCGTGCTGGCCGGCAGCGCCTGCTTCCTGGCCGGTTTCGGCTGGCTCTCCCTCGGCCATGCCGGCAGCGGGTACGTCGCCGGCGTGCTCGGCCCCACGCTGCTCATCGCGGTCGGCATCGGGCTGACCTTCCCCACCCTCATGGCCGTGGCGACCGCCGACGTTCCCGAGGGCGACGCGGGGATCGTCGGCGGCCTGGCCAACACCGCCGCCCAGGCAGGGGGATCGATCGGGCTGGCGGTGCTCGCGACGGCCGCCGGCGCCAGGGCCGCGGCATCGGAGGCCGCCGGGAGTTCCCCGGTCGACGCCCTCGCCGCCGGTTACGGCCTGGTCTTCCTCATGGCGGCCGGGCTCGGCCTGGCCATCGCGGCGGTCAGCTTGCTGCTGCCGCGGCACCGGCGCGACTGA
- a CDS encoding DUF2637 domain-containing protein, whose amino-acid sequence MRRIQRTTITGVLVLAAIAAVVSFRHMHALCLRHGEDHLAAVLIPLAVDGAIVVASMSILLANRFGCRGGLLARTMLLVGSLASLGANIAVAEPSLIGRIIAAWPSAALIGSYELLMSQIRRASAQESAVVQGEVARDPEPVRDHDHDSLEQAGPDELGREDLRRTAWRWALANRLPDGALPSGRVIAEQFARSARWGRWIKRIGLEGKLAGRDHSTAA is encoded by the coding sequence GTGCGCCGCATCCAGCGGACGACGATCACAGGGGTTCTCGTCCTCGCGGCCATCGCGGCGGTTGTGTCGTTCCGCCATATGCACGCGCTCTGTCTTCGCCACGGTGAGGATCACCTGGCGGCGGTGCTCATCCCTCTTGCGGTCGATGGTGCGATCGTCGTCGCCTCGATGTCCATCCTCTTGGCCAATCGGTTTGGCTGCCGAGGTGGGTTGCTGGCGCGGACGATGTTGCTGGTCGGTAGCCTGGCCAGCCTCGGAGCCAACATCGCCGTCGCCGAACCGAGCCTGATCGGTCGCATCATCGCGGCCTGGCCAAGCGCCGCTTTGATCGGCAGTTACGAGCTCTTGATGTCCCAGATCCGTCGGGCTTCCGCCCAAGAGTCGGCTGTGGTGCAGGGCGAGGTGGCGAGGGATCCGGAACCTGTCAGGGACCATGACCACGATTCGCTAGAGCAGGCGGGTCCTGATGAGCTCGGGAGGGAAGATCTCCGTCGAACCGCTTGGCGGTGGGCTCTGGCGAATCGCCTTCCTGATGGGGCGCTCCCGTCGGGCCGGGTTATCGCTGAGCAGTTCGCGCGGAGTGCTCGGTGGGGGCGTTGGATCAAGCGAATTGGCCTTGAAGGGAAGCTCGCAGGGCGCGATCATTCCACTGCCGCGTGA
- a CDS encoding MarR family winged helix-turn-helix transcriptional regulator, with amino-acid sequence MDFEQADALNQAIRLLSLRHRARAAALLAPLGLYPGQEALLLELDRTGPRIQAELSEALGCEPPSVTLMTRKLEASGHIRRKPAPSDRRASIVELTDSGRALADQVKQLWCALAEETVTGLPAETVADLPGILNTLTSNVDTRTPRHAHARRPGPGKPTRR; translated from the coding sequence ATGGACTTCGAGCAAGCCGACGCCCTCAACCAGGCCATCCGCCTGCTGAGCCTGCGCCACCGGGCCAGGGCCGCGGCGCTGCTCGCCCCGCTCGGCCTGTACCCGGGCCAGGAGGCGCTCCTGCTCGAGCTCGACCGGACCGGCCCAAGGATCCAGGCCGAGCTCAGCGAGGCGCTCGGCTGCGAACCGCCCAGCGTCACACTCATGACCCGCAAACTCGAAGCCTCCGGCCACATCCGCCGCAAGCCCGCCCCTTCCGACAGGCGCGCCAGCATCGTCGAACTCACCGACAGCGGCCGAGCCCTGGCCGATCAGGTCAAGCAGCTGTGGTGCGCCCTGGCGGAGGAGACCGTGACCGGCCTGCCCGCCGAGACGGTGGCCGACCTACCCGGCATCCTCAACACCTTGACCAGCAACGTGGACACCAGAACTCCCCGCCACGCACACGCCCGACGCCCCGGACCGGGCAAGCCCACCCGACGCTGA
- the wrbA gene encoding NAD(P)H:quinone oxidoreductase, whose translation MTAKVAVIYYSATGSVHTLAQAVAEGAASAGAEVRLRRVAESAPDSAIDQDPRWRQHADATTSIAQASVEDLAWADAFAFGTPTRFGAPAAQLKQFIDQAGGLWREGVLADKPVTAFTSAFNRHGGSEATILSLSNVFYHWGALIVPPGFTDPAVYGAGGNPYGTSLVTGPTGTGPDAAVLEAARYQGRRLARITIRLLGNGHATRESVAAMTSRTV comes from the coding sequence ATGACCGCGAAGGTCGCCGTCATCTACTACAGCGCGACAGGCAGTGTGCACACGCTCGCACAGGCCGTCGCCGAGGGCGCCGCCTCGGCCGGGGCCGAGGTACGGCTGCGGCGGGTGGCCGAGTCGGCACCCGACAGCGCGATCGACCAGGACCCCCGGTGGCGGCAGCACGCCGACGCCACCACGTCGATCGCCCAGGCCTCGGTGGAGGACCTGGCGTGGGCCGATGCGTTCGCGTTCGGGACGCCGACCCGGTTCGGGGCGCCGGCCGCGCAGCTCAAGCAGTTCATCGACCAGGCCGGCGGGCTGTGGCGCGAAGGCGTGCTGGCCGACAAGCCGGTGACGGCCTTCACCTCGGCGTTCAACCGGCACGGCGGCAGCGAGGCCACGATCTTGTCGCTGAGCAACGTCTTCTACCATTGGGGGGCGCTGATCGTGCCGCCCGGGTTCACCGACCCGGCCGTGTACGGCGCCGGCGGCAACCCGTACGGCACCTCGCTGGTGACCGGCCCGACCGGAACAGGCCCGGACGCCGCGGTGCTGGAAGCGGCCAGGTACCAGGGGCGGCGGCTGGCCCGGATCACGATCCGGCTGCTGGGGAACGGCCACGCCACCCGCGAAAGCGTGGCCGCGATGACCTCCCGGACCGTGTGA
- a CDS encoding S1C family serine protease — translation MVDPLDAYSRVVSSVAAELLPKVASVRAGQGSGSAVVFTADGFLLTNAHVIGSSRAGTVAFADGTSGDFTVVGRDPLSDLAVIRAQTATPPPATLGDSDELVVGQLVVAVGNPLGLTGSVTAGVVSGLGRSLPARSGSAVRLIEDVIQTDAALNPGNSGGALADSQARVVGINTAVAGVGVGLAVPMNATTRSIIAALIRDGRVRRAFLGLVTSPAPLPDSLRRRTGQTGALRVVEVVPGSPADRAGLRSGDLVLSAGRNPVGDAQSLQRLMFADALGRPLPITVHRNGALVDVIAEPVELTGSGV, via the coding sequence ATGGTGGATCCACTCGACGCTTACTCGCGCGTCGTCTCCTCCGTGGCGGCCGAGTTGCTGCCGAAAGTGGCCAGCGTGCGGGCCGGCCAGGGCAGCGGGTCCGCGGTGGTGTTCACCGCCGACGGGTTCCTGCTGACCAACGCGCACGTGATCGGCAGTTCCCGGGCCGGCACCGTGGCCTTCGCCGACGGGACCTCGGGGGACTTCACCGTGGTGGGCCGGGATCCGCTGTCGGATCTGGCGGTGATCAGGGCGCAGACGGCCACACCCCCGCCGGCCACGCTCGGCGACAGCGACGAACTCGTCGTGGGACAGCTCGTCGTCGCCGTGGGCAACCCGCTCGGGCTGACCGGATCGGTGACGGCCGGGGTGGTCTCGGGGCTCGGACGGTCGTTGCCCGCGCGCAGCGGGTCGGCCGTACGGCTCATCGAGGACGTCATCCAGACCGACGCCGCGCTCAACCCGGGCAACTCCGGCGGCGCGCTGGCCGACTCGCAGGCCCGGGTGGTCGGGATCAACACGGCGGTGGCCGGGGTGGGGGTGGGGCTCGCCGTGCCCATGAACGCCACGACCCGATCCATCATCGCCGCCTTGATCAGGGATGGGCGGGTACGGCGGGCGTTCCTGGGACTGGTGACCTCGCCCGCGCCGCTGCCCGATTCGTTGCGGCGGCGAACCGGGCAGACGGGCGCGCTGCGCGTGGTGGAGGTGGTGCCGGGCTCGCCCGCCGACCGGGCCGGACTGCGCTCCGGCGACCTCGTGCTGAGCGCGGGGCGCAACCCGGTGGGGGACGCGCAGAGCCTGCAGCGGCTGATGTTCGCCGACGCCCTCGGCCGGCCGTTACCGATCACCGTCCATCGGAACGGCGCGCTGGTCGACGTCATCGCGGAGCCGGTGGAACTCACCGGCTCCGGCGTCTGA
- a CDS encoding helix-turn-helix transcriptional regulator, whose translation MVLGRIAERARIDDLLASACAGRRGALLITGEAGIGKTALLDHAAAAAADLRVLRGVGIESVAELPFAGLHLLLHPYLDRLGALPGPQAAALRTAFGLDEGTVCDRFLIGAATLSLLSELSGDGPLVCLIDDTQWFDRASLDALLFATRRLHADPIAMIFVAGGGDGDAPPRQADPFIRPAPLAGDPASVAFAAPVPGLDVLRLVALDVLRLVALDVLRLVALDQESATSLLDAHARGLAAPLRERVLAESRGNPLAVIELATALSSLPGDGRPAPPPGAGHVQDAFQARIAGLPAATRLLLLIAAADDTGSLQVILRVGTLLGVAAADLEPAERARLVVLSPGGRVTFRHPLIRAAAYQVAPHAGRVQVHEAFARALDGAYDADRRAWHLAAAPGPDEAVAAELERAARRAGRRGGVTAMMSAFERAAQLSTDETRRAWRLIAAARAAYDAGLPDHAAELADQAAELPDRTAGPVDRALGLTGRGAGSTDRAPGLTDRNTEPADQTLGLTDRNDEPAGRVLGLPAHNAGSTDQALGPTDRSAESAGRASQAANRPVRPFRDPSVTAEAAWIRAQVEYERSSPAVAAALALDAAALIAATDPERAVSILTEAVWYARDAGDHDLVRQCAALLETVEPGAPVVAGLIGFWHLYDGRPAVGVPAMRELAGSAGRGKTGGFVERLIVGFAGMLVAEDEIATEVLESLVADVREQGAVGRLTYALEPLAIVQLLRGRFMDADAGVTEAISLATDLGQDLQVVALNAIAAWLAAVGGDEIACRSLAAGVLEHRTRHPTDAALASWALGLLHLAGGRFDEAAARLDEVCGGPARHDFLIRAVPDHVEAAVRAGLPEQAARHLPALSDWAEHTGRPYAIALARRCAALPADEDTAAEHFTAALELHGRDPRRYDEARTRLAYGEWLHRHHRRTEAKGQLADALAAFERLGARMWASRARAELSALGDRPSAHPRALDPLARLTPQELQVVRLAAAGMSNREIAARLFLSPRTVGHHLHKAYPKLGVTRRSELAQLVPHG comes from the coding sequence ATGGTTCTGGGGCGGATCGCCGAGCGGGCCCGGATCGACGACCTGCTCGCTAGCGCCTGTGCGGGCCGCCGTGGAGCGCTGTTGATCACGGGCGAGGCCGGGATCGGCAAGACCGCGCTGCTCGACCATGCCGCCGCCGCGGCGGCCGACCTGCGGGTGCTGCGTGGCGTCGGCATCGAATCGGTGGCCGAACTGCCCTTCGCGGGGCTGCACCTGCTGCTCCATCCGTACCTCGACCGGCTCGGCGCGCTGCCCGGCCCGCAGGCGGCGGCGTTGCGGACGGCGTTCGGGCTGGACGAGGGGACGGTCTGCGACCGGTTCCTGATCGGCGCGGCGACTCTGTCGCTGCTGTCGGAGCTGAGCGGCGACGGTCCTCTGGTATGCCTGATCGACGACACCCAGTGGTTCGACCGGGCGTCCTTGGACGCGCTGTTGTTCGCCACGCGGCGGCTGCATGCCGATCCCATCGCGATGATCTTCGTGGCCGGAGGCGGGGACGGGGACGCTCCGCCGCGCCAGGCGGATCCCTTCATCCGCCCCGCGCCCCTCGCCGGCGACCCGGCGTCGGTGGCTTTCGCCGCGCCCGTGCCGGGCCTGGACGTACTCCGGCTCGTCGCTCTGGACGTACTCCGGCTCGTCGCTCTGGACGTACTCCGGCTCGTCGCTCTGGATCAAGAGAGCGCAACGTCGCTGCTCGACGCGCACGCCCGGGGCCTGGCCGCACCACTGCGCGAGCGCGTGCTCGCCGAGTCGCGCGGCAACCCGCTCGCCGTGATCGAGCTGGCCACCGCGCTCAGCTCCCTGCCGGGCGACGGCCGTCCCGCGCCGCCGCCCGGCGCGGGTCACGTCCAGGACGCCTTCCAGGCGCGGATCGCGGGCCTGCCCGCGGCGACGCGGCTGCTGTTGCTGATCGCCGCGGCCGACGACACGGGCAGCCTGCAGGTGATCCTGCGGGTCGGCACGCTGCTCGGCGTCGCCGCGGCCGACCTGGAGCCCGCCGAACGGGCCCGCCTGGTCGTGCTGTCGCCGGGCGGCAGGGTGACCTTCCGGCATCCGCTGATCAGGGCCGCCGCCTACCAGGTCGCCCCGCACGCCGGGCGGGTTCAGGTGCACGAGGCGTTCGCCCGGGCGCTTGATGGCGCGTACGACGCCGACCGCCGCGCCTGGCACCTGGCCGCCGCCCCAGGGCCGGACGAGGCAGTCGCCGCCGAGTTGGAGCGGGCCGCCCGGCGGGCCGGTCGGCGGGGCGGGGTGACGGCGATGATGAGCGCGTTCGAACGCGCCGCCCAGCTCAGCACCGACGAGACGCGGCGGGCGTGGCGGCTGATCGCCGCCGCCCGCGCCGCCTACGACGCCGGCCTGCCCGACCACGCCGCCGAACTGGCCGACCAGGCCGCAGAGCTACCCGACCGGACCGCCGGCCCAGTCGACCGGGCCCTGGGGCTGACCGGCCGAGGTGCTGGCTCGACCGACAGGGCCCCGGGGCTGACCGACCGTAACACTGAGCCGGCCGATCAGACTCTGGGACTGACCGACCGCAACGATGAGCCGGCCGGCCGGGTTCTGGGGCTGCCCGCCCACAACGCTGGCTCGACCGATCAGGCTCTGGGGCCGACCGACCGCAGCGCCGAGTCAGCCGGCCGGGCTTCGCAAGCAGCCAACCGGCCTGTGCGCCCGTTTCGTGATCCGTCGGTGACGGCCGAGGCGGCGTGGATCCGCGCCCAGGTCGAGTACGAGCGCTCCTCGCCCGCCGTAGCCGCCGCCCTGGCGCTGGACGCCGCCGCGCTCATCGCCGCCACCGACCCCGAGCGGGCCGTGTCGATCCTCACCGAAGCCGTCTGGTACGCCCGCGACGCCGGCGACCACGACCTGGTACGCCAGTGCGCCGCCCTCCTGGAGACCGTCGAACCCGGCGCGCCGGTCGTGGCGGGACTCATCGGGTTCTGGCATCTGTACGACGGCCGCCCCGCCGTGGGGGTGCCCGCCATGCGCGAGCTGGCCGGGTCCGCCGGGCGGGGCAAGACCGGCGGGTTCGTGGAGCGGCTCATCGTCGGGTTCGCCGGGATGCTGGTGGCCGAGGACGAGATCGCCACGGAGGTGCTGGAGTCGCTGGTCGCCGACGTGCGGGAGCAGGGCGCGGTGGGCCGCCTGACGTACGCGCTCGAACCCCTGGCGATCGTCCAGCTGCTGCGCGGCCGGTTCATGGACGCCGACGCCGGCGTGACCGAGGCCATCTCCCTGGCCACCGACCTCGGCCAGGACCTGCAGGTCGTCGCGCTGAACGCGATCGCCGCATGGCTGGCCGCGGTGGGCGGCGACGAGATCGCGTGCCGGTCGCTCGCCGCCGGCGTGCTGGAGCACCGCACCAGGCACCCCACCGACGCCGCGCTGGCCTCGTGGGCGCTCGGCCTGCTCCACCTGGCCGGCGGCCGGTTCGACGAGGCCGCGGCTCGGCTGGACGAGGTGTGCGGCGGCCCGGCCCGGCATGACTTCCTCATCAGGGCCGTACCCGATCACGTCGAGGCGGCCGTGCGGGCCGGGCTCCCCGAGCAGGCGGCCCGTCATCTGCCCGCCCTGTCCGACTGGGCCGAGCACACCGGCCGGCCGTACGCGATCGCGCTGGCCCGCCGCTGCGCGGCGCTGCCGGCCGACGAGGACACCGCCGCCGAGCACTTCACGGCCGCGCTGGAACTGCACGGGCGCGACCCCCGTCGGTACGACGAGGCCAGGACCCGGCTGGCGTACGGGGAATGGCTGCACCGGCATCACCGCCGCACTGAGGCGAAGGGCCAGCTGGCCGACGCGCTGGCCGCCTTCGAGCGGCTCGGCGCCCGGATGTGGGCGAGCCGGGCCCGCGCGGAGCTGTCCGCCCTGGGCGACCGGCCCTCGGCCCATCCCCGGGCCCTCGACCCGCTCGCCCGGCTCACGCCCCAGGAGCTTCAAGTGGTACGGCTGGCGGCGGCGGGCATGAGCAACCGGGAGATCGCCGCCCGGCTGTTCCTCAGCCCCCGTACGGTCGGTCACCACCTGCACAAGGCGTACCCGAAGCTGGGGGTGACCCGCCGCTCGGAGCTGGCCCAGCTCGTGCCGCATGGGTGA